CCATCTGTTCACAACATAGACAGTTTACTGAAAGGAATGAATATTTACAGGGTGAGGCCTGTAAGACCTGCCGTAGTATCACATCCTTTTGATGATGAGACAGAGAAGTTTTCAGAAGAGAATCACACATCACAAGAGTTgcatgaaaatgaaaatgaaaatgaaaatgaaaggCGGTTAAGCGTAGCAGTGTTGCTATCAAAACCAATCATAGCTCTTCAGTTTAAAGACTTAACAATGCAAGTAGAAGCTCCTGTTGTAGTTTAACACAACACTAAAGTTCCAAAAACATACACTTCCTTCCTACTACAAGGTTCACATctttacaacaacaaaaataaaacaaacctttccgaatttttttttggcttttttaGCCGATTTAGTAAGATCCATGTTCTTAGGTTAAACCTTTTGCCAAAATCTTTACATAAGCTCAAGAGATGATGGTAATGATCAGAACTCTTCAGGCAGAGGATGACCATCCAAGAACGCTTTGAAAAGCACTAGTGATCTCTCAGGCTGTGAGAATGGGACCTCATGTGAAGCTCCTCTCACTGTTGCAAATGACAAGACATTTCCATAGACTTGAGTCCATCCACCGACCTGAAACAAGAAACAGAATGTGttacttttagttttattttatttttctttcttttctttttacaatAAAAGGGTGATGTTTTTGTGTACCTGTTGTCCTGCAAACCAGACTCGATAAGGCACACTTGTCCTTAGTCCCAATCGTTTGGCCAATCTACTCACTAATGTTCTACTTCCTGTCAAAGGGATCACTGAATCTTGATCTCCACTGTACACAAGAACATGAACTCCAGCTTGAACAAGGCTCCCTACGATGTTAATCGTTGGTATTTCCACATCAAGCAATTGGTAGTCAAGCACACTGTTACCAtcatgagaaaacaaaaaaaaaaatcaattgctTGATTAAAGCTGGTAAAAATCAATAGCAACCATCTGCAAACTGTTAGAGAAGAAAGTGACTAGAATACTAACTTGCTGCAAACTGTCCATTCACGTACTCCTACGAGCCGAGCATGAAGAGCTTCCTGCACATCTCTTCAGTTTAGATACTTCACCGTCTCATCTTCCACACATACATCCACAGATTCTCCTACTTGctgttcaataaaaaaaaatcaacacagGTCTAATATTTATGCTTGTGGTGTTGTGACTTGTGACTCACGTTGGGGCTTACGACTTTGGATTGAGATAGAACAGAGGGAATGCAGACGTCGAGAGTGACATCATATTTGTCGACAAATCGACTAGTCTCAGTGCTAACTTGGCTCATCACTTTAGAGCAGATACTAGACATTGACCCTCTATAGTACTCACTCACATAGCGTGAGTAATTACAGTAAGAAGTGAACATTTTGTAAGTCGAGTCCGAGATCAAGCCGTGAGACCAGAAGTACTCAGCCCGGGAATTGAAGTCAGTTGAAAACTCCAGAACTGGATTGCCAATCTACAAAACAAACAGGAACAAATAAAAACCATAGTGTAGTAGATATGATAAAGTAGGGGATGTGATGGTGTCTTTGACTTACAGCTATTCCTCTGAGATTGAACAAATGGTGCTTCTTGTTGTACTGTATCATAAGCTCAGCTAACTGGGGAACATAATGGCCTAAATGTGCATGCAAACTTTTTAAAGAAAAGAACTATGTACAATAAAGACCTTGAAATGACTGAAATAAAACAAGTTGTTACCAGCATAGCTTTCGCCAGTGATGAAGAGACTTCGATTGAGATAGTGAGGGAACTTGAGGAACCATCTTTGCAAGAACACTAGGTTGTCTCTTGCTGAAGTGGATAACACAAAAGATAGAAAGAATGTTTGAGACAAACagaaagaaacaagaagaagaagagaacaatAATATATTCAGATGTGATATGCAAAAAGGTtgaattcttttgtttttttttgtcagtcTTCAAACAGAGCAAGAATACAAAAGCTGAATTTTTATTCTTGGaaagatatatattattagttttcatGTAAAAAGGagaacaaaacagagaaatGGCATTCACTGGTCAATGCATTATCATCATTATCACAAGATTTGtaatctttaaattaaaaacacaaaaaagtAAATCCTTTTGTCTATAAAAAAAACTGTCCTGTTTATAAtggttagaattttttttttggttcagaaaaaggaaaaaagacaCAAAAGTATGTGGTGTCTTTCTTTATGCAAAGTCGAAATCAAATAGATTCAGTACAGTTTCTCTAAAGGATTTTGGCTTGCAGTGTAAGAATAATTCATTTCTTGTCAGAACAAGAATTAGGAATTTAACATATAGTTAAGTAAACAAAGAAAGGGTTTAGTGAGAGATTAACCAGTGATTTTATCATTCACACTCTCATACTGAGTTGAATATGAAAATCCAACTCCAACAGGTGTCTCTAGATACAAC
The Raphanus sativus cultivar WK10039 chromosome 1, ASM80110v3, whole genome shotgun sequence DNA segment above includes these coding regions:
- the LOC108837606 gene encoding LOW QUALITY PROTEIN: serine carboxypeptidase-like 45 (The sequence of the model RefSeq protein was modified relative to this genomic sequence to represent the inferred CDS: substituted 1 base at 1 genomic stop codon), producing the protein MSSSLQCFTISFALVLFLSFSIVLSHSDRITRLPGQPQVGFQQYSGYVTVDEKKQRALFYYLAEAETDPISMPLVLWLNGGPGCSSLGVGAFSENGPFRPKGPVLVKNQHSWNLEANMLYLETPVGVGFSYSTQYESVNDKITARDNLVFLQRWFLKFPHYLNRSLFITGESYAGHYVPQLAELMIQYNKKHHLFNLRGIAIGNPVLEFSTDFNSRAEYFWSHGLISDSTYKMFTSYCNYSRYVSEYYRGSMSSICSKVMSQVSTETSRFVDKYDVTLDVCIPSVLSQSKVVSPNQVGESVDVCVEDETVKYLNXRDVQEALHARLVGVREWTVCSNVLDYQLLDVEIPTINIVGSLVQAGVHVLVYSGDQDSVIPLTGSRTLVSRLAKRLGLRTSVPYRVWFAGQQVGGWTQVYGNVLSFATVRGASHEVPFSQPERSLVLFKAFLDGHPLPEEF